The following nucleotide sequence is from Candidatus Flexicrinis affinis.
GTGGACTGGCGGTGTTGGGCAACGTCGGCAGCATGGACCGGCGCGAGTTCACTGCGTTGGGCGAGCCGACCGTTTTGTCGAAGATCCTGCAAGAGAATGCGCGCGCATCGGTGCTGATCAGCGAAGCGACGTACAAATTGGTGGCCGAAACCTTCCAATGCGAACCGGTCGTCCTCGAAAAGACCAAAGGCTACCAAGACTTGACCACGGCCTATCGGGTTGTACGGCGCAAGCACAATACGGGACTGGTCGCGCTCCTGATCGACTCCGAGCTGGCCGACCTGATCCACAAGACCGATTCGGCAGACAATGCCGTCGATTAGCGCCATCGCTTGCGCGAATCCTCATAGTCAGCTAACCCAAATTGCGCATAATGCGGCGATCACCGCGGACCGCAAATTATGAAGGAACCGCCCATGAATCGGGTACGCCTACTCCTCATCGCCGCCTTGATATTGGCCGTGGCGGCAGTGAGCCTTGCACAACCCCTACCTCTGACCGTCACACCGCCCGCCGGGCCGGTGGGCACCAACCATGACGTCGTGGCGACCGGTCTCGAACCCAACGCCGGCTATCGACTCGAGGTCGTCCTGCGCGACACCGGCGCGAATGTGTTCACGACCGACCTCATTTCAGATTCGAACGGACAAGTCACCATCAGCCTGCTGACCGAGCCCAGCGACACGGTCGGCGTGTACGACCTGACATTGTTCGAAGGCGACGTTCCGGTGCGTACCGGCACGATCACGATTACCGCCCCGTTCGAGCCGCCATCGGGCACGACATTATCCTACGGTGACGTGGTTGAGGGTTCGCTGGCCGTCGGTCAGGCGGAGTCGATCTACCTGTTTGACGGCGCTGAAGGCGACATCGTCAGTATCATACTGCGCTCGTCGGACTTCGACGCGTTCGTATGGCTGTACGGTCCTGACGGTGCACAACTCCGCTACAACGATAACGGCCTGCCGCCGACGAGCGACGCCGCACTGCTGACCTACGCATTGCCGTCCACGGGGCGATACACAATCGTGGCTACCAGCAGAGAGGCCGCCGAGGGCAGCGGAAGCGCCGGCCGCGGAGCTTTCACACTGTCGCTTACGGCCGCGCGCGAGGCGCAGGAAGGCGCGATCGCACCCGGCGAGACGATTTCCGGCGAGCTGGGGCTGTTGGCCCAACGCGCGCAGTACACGTTTAGCGGTCGCGCCGGCGACGTAATCACGGTCGACCTGCGCTCGGAAGCGTTCGACAGTTACCTGCGCCTGTTCACGTCCGACGGTGAACAGCTCGCGCAGGATGATGACAGCGGTGGCGGCCTGAACGCGCGCATCAGCCGCTTTGTATTGCCGTCCGACGGCGAATACGTCATCGTGGTCGACGGCTTCCGCGGGTTCACCGGCGAGCGCCGTCTGCAAGGCGTTTATACCGTTTCGCTTGAGATCGAAGGGCAGGGCCCGGTTATCGTGCAAGCGACCCCGCAGCCCTCCACCCCGACGCCTGTCCCGGCGATTGCCGGCGCGGTCGGCGAGATCGACTATGGCGAGACAGCCGTCGGCGAACTGACCGAACAGGCCCAGACCGGCACATTCCGTTTCAACGGCACGGCCGGCGACCGCGTGACGATCACGCTCAACTCGAGTGCCTTCGATCCGAAGGTGCGGCTGATCGCGCCTGATGGCACAGTGCTGGCCGAAGACGACGACAGCGGCCCCGACCTTAATTCGCTGATTAGCGAGTTCACCCTCCCGCGCGATGGCGAGTACGTGATCGAGGTCGACGGGTTCCGCGGCGCTTCCGGCGACCGCGTCCTGCTCGGCGAGTTTTCGCTCAGCCTCACGGCAGCCGGCGCGGTGGCGACCGCCCCGACGCAGGCGCCCGAGTCGACACCTGCCCCGCAAGCCGGCGGCGCGATCGCTGCCGGCCAGACCGTGACCGGCGAGTTTACCGAATCCGCCCAGACGGCAGTCTATGAGTTCACTGGCCGTGCCGGGGACACGGTCACGATCGACCTGCGCTCGGACGAGATCGACCCGCTCGTGCGGTTGATCGGGCCGGACGGCACGGTGGTTGCCGAGGACGACGACAGCGGCGGCGGTGTGCAGGCGCGCATCAGCGACTTCACGCTGCCGGCCGATGGCACGTACACCATCGAGGTCGACGCCTTCCGCGGCATCGACAGCAACCGGCTGATCCTCGGCGCGTTCGAGCTGGCGCTCTCCGTCGTCGAAGCGCCAGTCGTGCAAGCGCCGACTGCAACGCCTGAACCGGCCACGCCGGAGCCGACCGCACCGCCCGACGGCGCCACGCCGACCGCACCTTCGACCACGGTTATTCCGGCCCGGGCTGGAGAGGTCACGACCATCAACCCCGGCGATGCCATCGCACTGACGTTTGAGGGCGGCGAAGGCGAAGTGTTCGAATTCAGCTTCCGCGGCAGTGCAGGTGATGTCGCCAGCTTCAACGTGCTCAGCGACGGTGCGATCGACACCGCGATGGAGATCCAGGCCGACGACGGCTTTGCGGTCGCCAGCGACGACGACAGCGGTCCAGCCGCCGATCCCGAACTGCTCGGTGTCGAGCTTCCCGCCTACGGTGGGTATCGATTGATCGTCCGTCCGGTCGCTCCCGGCGCCACCGGCACCGCCACGCTCAACTTCATCAGCTACGTCGGGACGGCGATCGGCGAAGGCGGCATCAGCGTCAGCCTGAACGACAAATTCGGCCCGCAGTCGCTGCGCTTTACGGGCCGCGCCGGAGAGACGGTTCGCCTCGTGGTCACGAGCGTGTCGCAGGTCGGCGGCGAGCCGGAAATCGTCGTATCTCAGGGTGCCAATACCCTCGCCAGTCAGGTGATCGGCCGCAATCTACGCCTGACGTTCGAGTTCATCACGCCGACCGACGGTCGCGTCGACGTCAAGGTGCTGCGCGAGGCCGGCGCCTATGGCGAACTGCAGATCTCGCTGGAGCGTGTAGTCGAAGAGGAAGAGGCGCCCACTGAGACCGAATAAGGTCAGATAATTTAGCGATCGGGACGCCGTGATGCGGTTGGACACGGCGTCCTGTTGCGACTGCGCACTTTTTTGGGGGGGAAGATGTCGTGGTTTTCGACGATCCATACGCCGCGCCTGACCATCCGCGAATACGCCGAGGGCGACGCGGAAGACCGCGAGGCGCTCATGCGCGAGGCGTTCGAGAGCGACTATACGCTCGAACAACACCGTGGCTGGCTCGACTGGACGATCGCGAGCTACCGCGAGCACGGGGCGATGTCGCAAGCGCCATACGGAGACTATGTCGTCGCGCTGCGTGACACGGGCGAGGTCGTCGGGTCAGTCGGGCTGGTGCCGGCAGGCGTGCCGTGGGCGGTACTGCCGGCGTTTCGGCTTCCCGGTGAACCCTACCACACACTCGTCAGCGCAGAGTACGGCTTGTTCTGGGCGACTCGCAGCGCATGGCGCGGTCACGGAATCGCCGTTGAGGCCGCGCGAGCCTTCATGTACGAGTTTCTGTTCGGCGTTATGCGCGTTCGCCGCGTGATCGCAACGACCGACCGCGATAACTTGCCCAGCCAGCGCGTGATGCACAAATTGGGGATGACGGTGTACGAGAACCCCGACCCTGAGCCGTTTTGGTTTCAGGTCATCGGTGTACTGACCCACCCGGAGTTGAGTGGGCTGCAGGGCTAAAGCAACAAGTCGAGAGTGATGAGTGAGGAGAAACTGCCAAAGTACATCGCTCAATGAACGCTACACGGCTCGATAGCAGATCCTGCGACGTTCGACCATTGGCCTAAATCAGTGCCGGATAGACGCGGTCGGCGGCAGCGAAGCCCGACCGAATGCGATCGGCAATCGTCGGTCGCTTATCGGTGACGACGTAGTCGCTGCCGGCGACGGCGACGCCGTCAGGCAGGGCACGGTGCAGCGCCTCCATGCGCGCGGCGAATCCCGCATCCCGCCATTCCAGTGGTTCATCAAACGGCCACGCGAAGAGATGGGGGCGGATTTTTGGCGCGACGCGCAGGTCGAATAAAGTGGCTATTTGCTCGGAGATTCCGCGATTTTCCCATTCGGGATCGCCTGCTGTCGGGTCATAGCGCAGCCCGAACTGATGCCAGGTCATGCCATCCGGAACGCGGATCGGATGATCGACGCGGACGACGTACGTGATCGGTTTTCCTCCGACTCGCATGCCGCGTAGATCGCGGTCTATGTCCTGCGTGTAATGGACGATGTTTACACGCAGGATCGAATCGAAGCGGTAGTTGACAAGCTGCGCCGCCGCTGCGGGGCTGAGACTGCGTAGAATTCGTTCTGCGCGCGGCGCCGGCACAGCGATGATAACCGCGTCGGCTTCCAGCACCGTTCCGTTTTCCAAGCACAAGCAGAAGCGCGGAAATCCATGTGCGCGGGCGTTCGCGTCAAACTCGCCGATCGAGGTCACAGCAGATCTCAGCAGCAGAAGCTCCTCGAGCTGCGGCTTTAGCGCCCTCACGACCGAGGCCTGACTGTGCCGGAACATCACCCAGTCGCCGGGTTCATGCATGTCGATCGGGATCAGCTCATCCTCGAGGCCGATCTCATCCCACAACTCGTCATTAGGGTCGTCTAGTGTTCCCACCCGACCGAAATCCACAACGATCCCGCCAATCAAGCGTGCGCCCCGCAGCGATCCGCCCCACTTCGAATTCAGCTCGATGGTGGTTATCCGGATGTAGTTCCGCTCCCTGAGCGCGTGGGCGGCGGCAAGTCCCGACACCCCCGCGCCGATGATGACGGCATGAGGCAGCTTAATGGGCATAGGGGTGTCGTTCGGCTACTCGAGGCCCGCAGCAGCCCGCAGCGCAGCGGCGCGGTCGGTCTTCTCCCACGGCACATCGAGGTCTTCCCGGCCGAAGTGCCCGTAGGCCGCCACCTGCCGGTAGATCGGCTGGCGCAGTGACAGGTCGCGGATGATCGCTGCCGGGCGCATGTCGAAGTGCTTGCGGATCAGGTCGATGATGACGTCATCCGGCACCACGCCGGTGCCGAACGTCTCGACCGCCAGCGACGTCGGGTGTGACACACCGATCGCGTAGCTCACCTGCAGCTCGAAGCGCGATGCCAGCCCGGCCGCGACGACGTTCTTCGCAATGTAGCGGGCCATGTACGCCGCGCTGCGGTCAACCTTGGTCGAGTCCTTGCCGCTGAACGCACCGCCGCCGTGACGGGCCACACCACCGTAGGTGTCGACGATGATCTTGCGACCGGTCAGGCCCGCATCGCCCTGCGGCCCGCCGACCACGAAACGGCCGGTCGGGTTGATGAAGATGCGCGTATCCTGATCGATCAAGTGCTCAGGCACGACGTGGCGAATGATGTCGCGCGTGACGACTTCCTTGATCGTGCGCTGGTCAACGTTCTTCGCGTGCTGCGTGCTGATTACGATGGTGTCGACGCGCTTGGGCTTGCCGTGTGCGTATTCGACCGTCACCTGGCTCTTGGCGTCCGGGCGCAGCCACGAAATCTCGCCGGACTTGCGGGCCTCGGCCAAGCGGCGCACCAGCTTGTGCGACAGGCTGGCTGTCAGCGGCATGAGTTCCGGGGTCTCGTCACACGCAAAGCCGAACATCATGCCCTGATCGCCCGCGCCGATCGCCTCGATTTCGGCATCGGTCATGCGGTTTTCGCGCGCTTCCAGCGCCTGATTAACACCCTGCGCGATGTCTGGGGACTGCTCGTGAATGGCGACCATCACGCCGCACGTCTCGGCATCGAAACCGCCGGCGTCCGACCCGAGGTAGCCGATCTCGCGCACGGTTTGCCGCACGATCTTCTCGATGTCGACGTAGGCCGTCGTCGTGATCTCGCCCATGACGACGACGAGGCCGGTGGTCGTCGCGCATTCACACGCCACACGGGCGTTGGGATCCTGCGTCAGGATCGCGTCCAGCACCGCATCGGACACCTGATCGCACAGCTTGTCCGGGTGACCTTCCGACACCGACTCCGACGTATACATGAAGCTCGGCGACGTCATGAACGTCAATGTGCTTGATTGCGCCGCGCGTTCCAGCGATGCCATAACTCGGTTCCTCGTTGCAACAAAACGAAAACGCCGCTTACGGTGAAGGGCGTCTTGGGTAGGGCGTGGGGCTTCCACTCATCTCCCAGAGGCGACCTCTGCAGGACTTGGCACCGTGCCGGGGCTCCGGGGGTTGCCGCGAGTTCGTCGGGCCTGATCCCTCCCTCGCTCGTGATGAGTGCAGATAAACTGCACGAATACAGCGGCTGTGCCGCGTTAAGAATCAGTGTATCACGGGGTTGGCGCGCAATCAACGGTTCGGCGCGTGACCGCCCGGTCACGACGCGGTCACGCGATTTGGCCTTTCGCGGTACAGTGGAGAGTGCTCGCACCACACCGGGGAGGTGTCGCATGTTCCGTCTCGTCTCGCGTATTCTGGTCGTCGCCTATATTGCCGTGCCAATCGCCGCGGGGGTACTGGTCTACGGTTCCGTCCGTACGTTCGTGGACACGGTGTCGCCAGTCTATGAGACGGCCGCCGACGCCATCGACGACGCAGCCGAAGCGCTCCGAGATGAACTGGACGACCTGCGCGACAACTTCCAGCCGTTGGTCAATGCGGTCAACAGCATCCGCTCGGCCCTCAACACCGTCGCCAACTTCATCTCCAATCGGGTCAACGCAGTCATCGACTTCGTCAACGGATTTCCCGGCATCAACATTCCGTCGTTCGGGGGGATCAATCTGCCGAACATCATCAACCTCAACTTCTTGAGCACGATCAGCGAGAACGTGACCGAAATCGGCGACAACATCGGCACGATGGTGCAGACCACCACGCAGTCGTTAGCCGCCCAAGTCTCCCAGCTCGGATTGGCGCTGTTGCTGGTCATCATCTGGCTTGCGCTAACGCAGGTGCTGATCATCTGGGCGGTGATCCGCAACCTGTGGGGATAACGTCGCACTCCAGCGGGTACTCAGCGCGAGTCGGCAACTTCAAATATAGTGGTCATATCCGATCACGCTGTCCCGAGGTGACCCATGATCCGCTTACTGCTCATCGTTTTAGTCGTCGCCTACATCGCCGTGCCGATCGGTGCCGGATTCATCCTGTTCACAACCGCGCGCGACATGGTCGATACCGTGTCGCCGGTCTACGAGGCGGCATCGGAGTCGCTGGACGAGGCCGCGACCAACCTATCCGCGACCTTGTCCGATCTTAAGGACGACTTTCAACCCGTCGTCAACACGATCAACAGCTTGAGGAACCGGCTTGACGACGTGGCTGACTTCATCGAAGACAACGTGAACGACGTCATTGACTTCGTCAACAATACGCCGGGCGTCAACATCCCCGACTTCGACGGCATCACGATTCCGGCGGCGGTCAACGTCAACTTCCTGACCGACGTGGGTGACGACGTCAGCGACGTGATCGACGACGTGCGCGACATCATCGACACGACGCGCGAGACGGTCGCGGCGCAGACCAACATGCTCG
It contains:
- a CDS encoding NAD(P)-binding protein, producing the protein MPIKLPHAVIIGAGVSGLAAAHALRERNYIRITTIELNSKWGGSLRGARLIGGIVVDFGRVGTLDDPNDELWDEIGLEDELIPIDMHEPGDWVMFRHSQASVVRALKPQLEELLLLRSAVTSIGEFDANARAHGFPRFCLCLENGTVLEADAVIIAVPAPRAERILRSLSPAAAAQLVNYRFDSILRVNIVHYTQDIDRDLRGMRVGGKPITYVVRVDHPIRVPDGMTWHQFGLRYDPTAGDPEWENRGISEQIATLFDLRVAPKIRPHLFAWPFDEPLEWRDAGFAARMEALHRALPDGVAVAGSDYVVTDKRPTIADRIRSGFAAADRVYPALI
- a CDS encoding GNAT family N-acetyltransferase — encoded protein: MSWFSTIHTPRLTIREYAEGDAEDREALMREAFESDYTLEQHRGWLDWTIASYREHGAMSQAPYGDYVVALRDTGEVVGSVGLVPAGVPWAVLPAFRLPGEPYHTLVSAEYGLFWATRSAWRGHGIAVEAARAFMYEFLFGVMRVRRVIATTDRDNLPSQRVMHKLGMTVYENPDPEPFWFQVIGVLTHPELSGLQG
- a CDS encoding methionine adenosyltransferase, producing MTSPSFMYTSESVSEGHPDKLCDQVSDAVLDAILTQDPNARVACECATTTGLVVVMGEITTTAYVDIEKIVRQTVREIGYLGSDAGGFDAETCGVMVAIHEQSPDIAQGVNQALEARENRMTDAEIEAIGAGDQGMMFGFACDETPELMPLTASLSHKLVRRLAEARKSGEISWLRPDAKSQVTVEYAHGKPKRVDTIVISTQHAKNVDQRTIKEVVTRDIIRHVVPEHLIDQDTRIFINPTGRFVVGGPQGDAGLTGRKIIVDTYGGVARHGGGAFSGKDSTKVDRSAAYMARYIAKNVVAAGLASRFELQVSYAIGVSHPTSLAVETFGTGVVPDDVIIDLIRKHFDMRPAAIIRDLSLRQPIYRQVAAYGHFGREDLDVPWEKTDRAAALRAAAGLE
- a CDS encoding PPC domain-containing protein, yielding MNRVRLLLIAALILAVAAVSLAQPLPLTVTPPAGPVGTNHDVVATGLEPNAGYRLEVVLRDTGANVFTTDLISDSNGQVTISLLTEPSDTVGVYDLTLFEGDVPVRTGTITITAPFEPPSGTTLSYGDVVEGSLAVGQAESIYLFDGAEGDIVSIILRSSDFDAFVWLYGPDGAQLRYNDNGLPPTSDAALLTYALPSTGRYTIVATSREAAEGSGSAGRGAFTLSLTAAREAQEGAIAPGETISGELGLLAQRAQYTFSGRAGDVITVDLRSEAFDSYLRLFTSDGEQLAQDDDSGGGLNARISRFVLPSDGEYVIVVDGFRGFTGERRLQGVYTVSLEIEGQGPVIVQATPQPSTPTPVPAIAGAVGEIDYGETAVGELTEQAQTGTFRFNGTAGDRVTITLNSSAFDPKVRLIAPDGTVLAEDDDSGPDLNSLISEFTLPRDGEYVIEVDGFRGASGDRVLLGEFSLSLTAAGAVATAPTQAPESTPAPQAGGAIAAGQTVTGEFTESAQTAVYEFTGRAGDTVTIDLRSDEIDPLVRLIGPDGTVVAEDDDSGGGVQARISDFTLPADGTYTIEVDAFRGIDSNRLILGAFELALSVVEAPVVQAPTATPEPATPEPTAPPDGATPTAPSTTVIPARAGEVTTINPGDAIALTFEGGEGEVFEFSFRGSAGDVASFNVLSDGAIDTAMEIQADDGFAVASDDDSGPAADPELLGVELPAYGGYRLIVRPVAPGATGTATLNFISYVGTAIGEGGISVSLNDKFGPQSLRFTGRAGETVRLVVTSVSQVGGEPEIVVSQGANTLASQVIGRNLRLTFEFITPTDGRVDVKVLREAGAYGELQISLERVVEEEEAPTETE